GCATGAGCCGAACGAGCGGTAGTGGTGGGGGCCGGGAACGACTGGTCGTGATCGGCGGTGACGCGGCGGGCATGTCCGCCGCGTCACAGGCGCGCCGGCTGCGCGGGCCGGACGAACTGGAGATCGTCGCCTTCGAGCGGGGCAACTTCGCCTCGTACTCGGCGTGCGGCATCCCCTACTGGGTGGGCGGCGACGTCACGGACCGCGACCGGCTGGTGGCGCGGACCCCGGAGGAGCACCGGGAACGCGACATCGACCTGCGGATGCGCACGGAGGTGACGGAGATCGACGTCGCGGGCGCCCGGGTGCGGTCCCGCGAGCTGGACACCGGGACCGAAGCGTGGACGTCGTACGACAAGCTCGTGATCGCGACCGGCGCGCGGCCCGTACGGCCCGACCTGCCGGGCATCGACGCGCCGGGGGTGCACGGCGTGCAGACCCTGGACGACGGGCAGGCCCTGCTCGACACGCTGGAGAGGTCGCGGGGGCGCCGTGCCGTGGTCGTGGGGGCGGGCTACATCGGGGTGGAGATGGCCGAGGCGCTCATCAACCGCGGGTACGAGGTGACGGTCGTCAACCGCGGCAAGGAGCCGATGTCCACGCTCGACCCGGACATGGGCCGCCTGGTGCACACGGCCATGGAGGGCCTCGGCATCACGATGGTCGACGACGCCGAGGTCACCAAGGTGCTCACGGGTGACGACGGCAGGGTCCGCGCGGTCGTCACGGACGACGCCGAGTACCCGGCGGACGTGGTGGTGCTCGGCATCGGCGTTCGCCCCGAGACGGCGCTGGCGCGGGCGGCGGGGCTGCCGGTGGGCGACCACGGGGGTCTGCTCACCGACCTGGCGATGCGGGTGCGCGGGCACGAAAACATCTGGGCCGGCGGCGACTGCGTGGAGGTGCTCGACCTGGTCTCGGGGAGCGAGCGGCACATCGCGCTGGGCACGCACGCGAACAAGCACGGCCAGGTGATCGGCACCAACGTGGGCGGCGGGTACGCGACGTTCCCCGGGGTCGTCGGGACCGCGGTGAGCAAGGTGTGCGACCTGGAGATCGCCCGCACCGGTCTGCGCGAGAAGGACGCGCACCGGGCGGGCCTGCGGTTCGAGACCGTCACCGTCGAGTCGACGAGCCGCGCGGGCTACTACCCGGGGGCCGAGGTCATGACGGTGAAGATGCTCGCGGAGCGGCGCACCGGGCGGCTCCTCGGCGTGCAGATCGTCGGCCGCGAGGGCGCGGGCAAGCGCGTGGACGTCGCGGCGGTGGCGCTGACCGCGGGCATGACGGTGGAACGGATGACGACCCTCGACCTCGGCTACGCGCCGCCGTTCTCCCCCGTCTGGGACCCCGTCCTGGTGGCGGCCCGCAAGGCGACGGCGAAGGTGCGGGCCGGCGCCTCGTGACGGCGCGCACCGCTCCCCCACGCCGACCGCCCCACCGCGTAGGGCGTCACGCCGGCCGCTAGGCGGACTCGTGGCCCGCCGATCCGTTGATGCGGTCTATCGCCTGGCGGGCCTGCTCCCCCGGCGGCCGGGCGGGCAGCGACGAGACGGAGGCGGGCGCGGTGACCGCGGGCGGGGCCTGGGCGGGCTTGGCATGGGCCGCCGACCGGGTGGACCGCAGGCGGTGGCTCACGGCCTCGTCCAGCGTCACCGGGCGCTGCATCCGGGCCGCGAGCCGTCCGGCCTCCTGGCCGAGCGCGGCCACGTCCTCCCAGGGGAGGTGCACCACCAGGGCGATCTCCGCCTCGCCGTCGGGCAGGGCCTGCATCGGAGGAGTAACTCGGTCGTTCATCGCCTGTGTCCTCACGTCATCACGTCGTCGCGTCGAACCCACGCCGGAACATCCGTCACGGCGGGGGCGGTTGAGGACACATACGGCCGGCGGGGCGGGTGTGTTCAGTGGGACGAGGTGGTGAACTCCGGCCGGGCGCGGGGGCCCTGGGACTGGATGGCCCGCGCATTCACCCCGTGCATCGCGGGCAGTACTTCCTTGTGGTCATCCCCGTCCATGACGTGAACCCGGCGCGGCGCACGCCCTATGTGACGTACGCCCTGATCGCCGCCAATGTCATCGTGTTCCTCTACACACCCGGTCTGGCCGGATCCGCGGCGGGTGACAGCGCCCTCTCGCAGCTGTGCCACCTGCACGCGTTCACGGACCAGTACGCGGCCGTGCCGCAGGAACTGATCCACCATCGGATGGCGCGTCTGGTGCCGACCGGCGAGGTCGGGGCCGGACCGCACGGCGCGGGCTGCGCGCTGGGCCCGCCGGACTACGGCAAGTCGCCCCCGCTGTCGGTGCTCACGGCGATGTTCCTGCACGGGAGCTGGCTGCACCTGCTGGGCAACATGCTCTTCCTGCTGATCTTCGGCAACAACATCGAGGACCGCCTCGGCCACGTCCGCTTCACGCTGTTCTACGGGGCGTGCGGCTTCGCTGCGGCCTACGGCTTCGCACTGGTCAACGCGGACTCGGGCGACCCGCTGATCGGCGCCTCGGGAGCGATCGCGGGGGTCCTCGGCGCCTACCTGGTGCTGTATCCCAGGGCCAGGGTCTGGGTGCTGGTCCCGTTCCTGGTGTTCCTGCCGCTCCGGCTGCCCGCGTGGATCGTGCTGGGTTTCTGGTTCGTGCTCCAGGCCGCGTACTCGTCGGGGGCGGCGGTGCCGGACGCGGGCACCGTCGCGTATGCCGCGCACGTCGTGGGATTCCTCGCCGGCATGCTGCTGGCCTGGCCGCTGCGCCCCGGCACCCCACCACCGCCCGAACCGCGCCGCCTGCTGTTCGGCAGACAGGCGCGGCACGGCTGGTGAGCCGGCGGGGCCGGCCGTGACCGCGGGGCCGGCTTCTAGCGCGCCGTCCGGGTGTGGACGTACTCCACGAGCCGGGTCAGGGAGTCCGGGTCCATCGAGGGCAGGACGCCGTGGCCGAGGTTGAAGACGTGGCCCTCCAGACCGGCGGCGGCATCCAGCACCTCGCGGGTCTTGGCCTCCACGGCCGCGGTCGGCGCGAACAGCACGGCCGGGTCGAGGTTGCCCTGGAGCGCCTTGCCGGGGCCGACACGGCGGGCGGCCTCGTCGAGCGGGACGCGCCAGTCGACGCCCACCACGTCCGCGCCGGCCTCGCCCATGAGGCCGAGCAGTTCGCCCGTGCCGACGCCGAAGTGGATGCGCGGGACGCCGTACCCGGCGACGGCGTCGAAGACCTTCGTGGACGCGGGCAGGATCGAGCGGCGGTAGTCCGCGGGGGCCAGGGCGCCGACCCAGGAGTCGAACAGCTGGACGGCGCTCGCGCCCGCCTCGATCTGCACCTTCAGGAAGGCGGAGGTGATCTCGGCGAGACGGTCGAGCAGGTCGGCCCACAGCTGCGGGTCGCCGTACATGAGCGCCTTGGTGTGCTCGTGGTTCTTCGACGGTCCGCCCTCGACCAGGTAACTCGCGAGGGTGAAGGGCGCGCCCGCGAACCCGATGAGCGGGGTCTCGCCCAGCTCGGCCGTCAGGAGCTGGATCGCCTCGGTGACGTACCAGACGTCCTCGGGGGTCAGATCGCGCAGCTGGGCCAGGTCGGCGCGGGTGCGGATCGGGTTCTGCACGACGGGGCCGACGCCCGGCTTGATGTCCAGGTCGACACCGATGGCCTTCAGCGGGACGACGATGTCGCTGAAGTAGATCGCGGCGTCCACGCCGTGCCGGCGGACCGGCTGGAGCGTGATCTCGGCGACCAGCTCGGGCCGCATGCAGGACTCCAGCATGGGGATGCCCTCGCGCACCTTGAGGTACTCGGGCAGTGAGCGACCGGCCTGCCGCATGAACCACACAGGGGTGTGCGGCACGGGCTCGCGCCTGCACGCCTTGAGGAAGGCGGACTCGTACGTGGCTGTCGGCTGCTGCCCGGCGGGGCTGTGGTTGGCGCTCACGACGGAAAGTCTCCCACGGCTCGCGGACCGCCCGGTCCCGGGCTCCGGCGACCCCCGGTGACCACCGCGCCCCCTCGCGGGGGTGCCCGGAAAGCGGTGTTCGCGCGGCGCGATCCGGACAGGGGTCCCACGCACGGGTGTCTCTCCCTGCACGCGGGCTCCGTTCCCCTTAATCTTCCCCGCATGGCTGCGGCTCAGGGACGACTGTCGGACGGCGCTGGCGGAATGGACGACGCGAAGGAGGAGGACAGGAATGCGGTGGAGACGGCCCCGTTGCCCTTCCGGGCGGCCGTCGACGCCCTGAGGGCCGCGCGACTGCGGCCGGACATCGAGATCGACCCGACACGACCACCGCAGCGCCTGGCGCCTCACGCCTACGCGCTGGAGGCCGCGGTCGTCGCGGACGACGAGGATCTGGCCGACGGCCGGCTCGTCCTGCTGCACGATCCGGCCGGGCACGACGCCTGGCAGGGCTCGTTCCGGCTGGTGACCCTGGTCCGGGCGGAGCTGGAGCCCGAGATGGCAGCGGACCCGCTCCTCCCCGAGGTCTGCTGGTCGTGGCTGACGGGCGCGTTGCAGGCCCGCGGGCTGTCGTACGGCGAACCGAGCGGCACCGTGACGCGCGCGAGCTCCCACTACTTCGGCGGGCTCTCGGAACGCCCCGCCGCCTCACAGATCGAGATCCGGGCGTCCTGGACGCCACGGGAGGGCCTCGGCGGCGTTCCGGACACCGCCGCACACCTCGCGGCCTGGTGCGACCTGCTGTGCCAGATCGCCGGTCTGCCGCCGGTGCCCCCGGGCGACGCCTCGGTGGTCACCCTGCCGCAGCGCCGGGGGCCGCAGTCCCGCTGATCCCGCTCCCCGACCCCCCGCCAAAGGCGCGCGTCACGACGCGCGCCTTTCGCATGTCCCGATCCCGATCCGTCCGATCCACACGTCCCCGTCCGTCTGACCGCCGGTCTTCACCCGCTTGCCGGTTTCTTTGTCGATACGACCACTTTCGGCCGCGTATCGACGTGGAGCGACTCGGTTCGATCTTCGGATGATCGATCGCGTGTCCGAATTGCACGGATTGTTACTCACCACATCGTGATCATTCTCTAAAGGTCCACGGGTTTGATGCCGAAGACGTCTGTGACCTTGAAAGCACGGTTCGTCCTGGCTCGCCCCCCAGAGCCGGTCCCCGTCCCCGCACCCCAGGAGGCCTGGTGTCCGTTCTCCTCGAGCAGCCCGCAAGCCTGGTCGCCTACCGCCCGAACAAGCCGACCGCCATGGTGGTCGTGGCCGACCCTCGGGTCCGCTCCACCGTCACCCGCCATCTGTGGGCGCTCGGAGTGCGCGACGTCATCGAGGCGTCGTCCGTCGCGGAGGCCCGTCCCCGCATCGGCAACCCGCGCGACATCTGCGTCGCCGATGTCCACCTGCCGGATGGTTCCGGCCTCACCCTTCTGTCCGAAACCCGAGCCGCGGGCTGGCCCAACGGCCTCGCCCTCTCCGCCGCCGACGACATCGGCGCCGTGCGCAACGCCCTCGCGGGCGGCGTCAAGGGCTACGTCGTCACCGGTACCCGTACGAACGTCGGGCTCCCCACCCGGCCCGGCGCCGCGCCCATCGGCTCGGCCGCCGCCCGTATGCACCGTCGCCCCCCGGGTGCCCCGAGCCACCCGGGCGGCTACCGCGAACTGTCCGGCCGCGAGGTCGAGGTCCTGCGCCTGGTCGCGGAGGGCCAGTCGAACAAGGCCATCGGCGTCTCCATGGGCCTGTCCGCGCTGACCGTCAAGAGCCACCTCGCCCGTATCGCCCGCAAGCTCGGCACGGGTGACCGCGCCGGGATGGTCGCGGTCGCGCTGCGGACCGGCATCATCCACTGACCTCTCCCCCGCACCGCTCCGCACTCCCCCACCCGGCCTCCTCCCCCCGTGCGTGAACCGGATCTTTCACCGAGCTGACTGGTTTACGACCCTCAGACGCCCGTCGACGGAACGTTCCGTCGACGGGCGTTGTCCATACACGGATACCCTTGACAGGTGACCGACGCCCAAGAGACCGCAGCAGACAGCTCACTGCGAACCACCGGAGGCGGCCCTCCGGACGACGTCGAATCGGCGCCGATCCCCTTGCTCGAGCCCCGCGAGGGCATTCCGCCGGTGATCGCCGACGAGGCCGCCCTCGCCGAGGTGGTCGCGGCGTTCGCCGCGGGCACCGGCCCGGTGGCCGTCGACGCCGAACGCGCGTCCGGGTACCGATACGGCCAGCGCGCCTATCTCGTGCAGCTGCGCCGCGAGGGCGCGGGCAGCGCGCTGATCGACCCCGTCGCCTGCCCCGACCTGTCGGGCCTCGGCGAGGCGATCTCCGGCGCCGAGTGGGTGCTGCACGCCGCGACCCAGGACCTGCCCTGTCTCCGCGAGATAGGCATGATCCCCACCAGCCTCTTCGACACCGAGCTGGCCGGCCGTCTGGCCGGGTTCCCCCGCGTGGGCCTCGGCGCCATGGTCGAGAGCGTCCTCGGCTTCGTCCTGGAGAAGGGCCACTCCGCCGTCGACTGGTCCACCCGCCCGCTGCCCGAGCCCTGGCTGCGCTACGCCGCGCTCGACGTGGAGCTCCTCGTCGACCTCCGCGACGCCCTGGAGAAGGAGCTCGACCGGCAGGGCAAGCTGGACTGGGCCCGCCAGGAGTTCGACGCCATCGCCGCGGCCGAGCCCGCCCCGCCCCGCAAGGACCCGTGGCGCCGCACGTCCGGGATGCACAAGGTCCGCCGCCGCCGGCAGATGGCCGTCGTGCGGGAACTGTGGGAGACCCGGGACCGGGTGGCGCAGCGCCGGGACATCTCGCCGGGCAAGGTGCTCGGGGACGCGGCCATCGTCGAGGCCGCGCTGGGCCTGCCGGCCAACGTGCACGCGCTGTCCGCGCTGAACGGCTTCGGACACCGCATGGGGCGGCGCCAGCTGGACCAGTGGCAGGCCGCGGTCGACCGCGCGAGGGAACTGCCGGACGCCGAGCTGCCGCAGCCGGGGCAGCCGGTGACCGGTCCGCCGCCGCCGCGCGCGTGGGCCGACAAGGACCCGGCCGCCGCCGCCCGGCTCTCCGCCGCGCGGGCGGCCGTGTCGGCGCTGGCCGAGCAGCTGAACATGCCGCAGGAGAACCTGATCACCCCGGACACCGTGCGGCGGGTGTGCTGGGAGCCGCCGGCGACCCCGGACGCCGAGTCCGTGGGCGCGGCCCTCAGCGGGTACGGGGCGCGGCCCTGGCAGGTCGAGCTGGTCACGCCCGTCCTGGTGACCGCGCTGTCCCTGAAGGCGGCCTAGAGACCCCTCGGAGGGCCTTGGACGGCCCCTGAAGGGACGCGCCGCGACGCCTGTGGCCGCCGGGACTACGCCGAACGGGCTCCGGAGGCCGGACCGGAGCGTCGAGATCACGCCAAGATCCGCGAGCCGGGCGGGAGCACACGCCGCCCTGCCCGCGGATCCCTTCGTACGCCTTACGGATGTGACCTTCGCCGCTCCCGGCCGCGGGACTGGGCACGATGGTTACTCGTAAGTAGCATGGGTGCTGAGCGCGCGCTCAGGCGTGTGCCCGCGCAGCAGTGCCATCCCGCATCTGGAGGAGAGCCATCGTGCCTCGTACCGTCAGGGACGTCGTCTTCGTCGACGGCGTCCGCACCCCGTTCGGCAAGGCGGGCCCGAAGGGCATCTACCACGAGACCCGCGCCGACGACCTCGTCGTGAAGGCCATCCGGGAGCTGCTGCGCCGCAACCCCGGTCTTGACCCCCAGAAGATCGACGAGGTCGCCATCGCCGCGACCACGCAGATCGGCGACCAGGGCCTCACCCTGGGGCGCACGGCCGGCATCCTCGCCGGGCTGCCCCAGTCGGTCCCCGGCTACTCCATCGACCGCATGTGCGCGGGCGCGCTGACCGCCGTCACCAGCACCGCGGGCTCCATCGCCTTCGGCGCGTACGACGCCGTCATCGCCGGCGGTGTCGAGCACATGGGCCGTCACCCCATGGGCGAGGGCGTGGACCCGAACCCGCGGTTCGTCAGCGAGAAGCTGGTCGACGAGTCCGCGCTGTTCATGGGCATGACCGCCGAGAACCTGCACGACCGCTACCCCACGATCACCAAGCGTCGCGCCGACGAGTACGCCGTGCGCTCGCAGGAGAAGGCCGCCAAGGCGTACGCCAACGGCAAGATCCAGCAGGACCTGGTGCCGGTCTCGGTGCGCAACACCAACGCGGAGGTCGGTGAGACGGGCTGGGGCCTGGTCACCGCCGACGAGCCGATGCGTCCGGGCACCACGCTGGAGAACCTCTCCGGTCTCAAGACCCCGTTCCGCGTGCACGGCCGGGTCACCGCGGGCAACGCGGCCGGTCTGAACGACGGCGCGACCGCCTCGATCATCGCCTCCGAGGACTTCGCCCGCGAGCACGACCTGCCCGTGCGGATGCGCCTCGTCTCGTACGCCTTCGCGGGTGTCGAGCCGGAGGTCATGGGTTACGGCCCGATCCCGGCGACGGAGAAGGCGCTCGCGAAGGCCGGTCTGTCGATCGAGGACATCAACCTCTTCGAGATCAACGAGGCCTTCGCCGTCCAGGTGCTCGCGTTCCTGGAGCACTACGGCATCGCCGACGACGACGCGCGCGTCAACCAGTACGGCGGCGCCATCGCCTACGGCCACCCGCTCGCCTCCTCCGGCGTCCGTCTGATGACGCAGCTGGCCCGCCAGTTCGAGGAGCAGCCGGAGGTCCGCTACGGCCTCACGACCATGTGCGTCGGCTTCGGCATGGGCGCCACGGTCATCTGGGAGAACCCGCACCACAAGGACGCCGGAGGCGACAAGTGAGCACCACCGAACTCCTCAAGGGCGCG
The window above is part of the Streptomyces sp. NBC_01428 genome. Proteins encoded here:
- a CDS encoding FAD-dependent oxidoreductase, producing MSMSRTSGSGGGRERLVVIGGDAAGMSAASQARRLRGPDELEIVAFERGNFASYSACGIPYWVGGDVTDRDRLVARTPEEHRERDIDLRMRTEVTEIDVAGARVRSRELDTGTEAWTSYDKLVIATGARPVRPDLPGIDAPGVHGVQTLDDGQALLDTLERSRGRRAVVVGAGYIGVEMAEALINRGYEVTVVNRGKEPMSTLDPDMGRLVHTAMEGLGITMVDDAEVTKVLTGDDGRVRAVVTDDAEYPADVVVLGIGVRPETALARAAGLPVGDHGGLLTDLAMRVRGHENIWAGGDCVEVLDLVSGSERHIALGTHANKHGQVIGTNVGGGYATFPGVVGTAVSKVCDLEIARTGLREKDAHRAGLRFETVTVESTSRAGYYPGAEVMTVKMLAERRTGRLLGVQIVGREGAGKRVDVAAVALTAGMTVERMTTLDLGYAPPFSPVWDPVLVAARKATAKVRAGAS
- a CDS encoding rhomboid family intramembrane serine protease: MVIPVHDVNPARRTPYVTYALIAANVIVFLYTPGLAGSAAGDSALSQLCHLHAFTDQYAAVPQELIHHRMARLVPTGEVGAGPHGAGCALGPPDYGKSPPLSVLTAMFLHGSWLHLLGNMLFLLIFGNNIEDRLGHVRFTLFYGACGFAAAYGFALVNADSGDPLIGASGAIAGVLGAYLVLYPRARVWVLVPFLVFLPLRLPAWIVLGFWFVLQAAYSSGAAVPDAGTVAYAAHVVGFLAGMLLAWPLRPGTPPPPEPRRLLFGRQARHGW
- the hemE gene encoding uroporphyrinogen decarboxylase, whose translation is MSANHSPAGQQPTATYESAFLKACRREPVPHTPVWFMRQAGRSLPEYLKVREGIPMLESCMRPELVAEITLQPVRRHGVDAAIYFSDIVVPLKAIGVDLDIKPGVGPVVQNPIRTRADLAQLRDLTPEDVWYVTEAIQLLTAELGETPLIGFAGAPFTLASYLVEGGPSKNHEHTKALMYGDPQLWADLLDRLAEITSAFLKVQIEAGASAVQLFDSWVGALAPADYRRSILPASTKVFDAVAGYGVPRIHFGVGTGELLGLMGEAGADVVGVDWRVPLDEAARRVGPGKALQGNLDPAVLFAPTAAVEAKTREVLDAAAGLEGHVFNLGHGVLPSMDPDSLTRLVEYVHTRTAR
- a CDS encoding DUF3000 domain-containing protein; translated protein: MAAAQGRLSDGAGGMDDAKEEDRNAVETAPLPFRAAVDALRAARLRPDIEIDPTRPPQRLAPHAYALEAAVVADDEDLADGRLVLLHDPAGHDAWQGSFRLVTLVRAELEPEMAADPLLPEVCWSWLTGALQARGLSYGEPSGTVTRASSHYFGGLSERPAASQIEIRASWTPREGLGGVPDTAAHLAAWCDLLCQIAGLPPVPPGDASVVTLPQRRGPQSR
- a CDS encoding response regulator transcription factor, whose translation is MSVLLEQPASLVAYRPNKPTAMVVVADPRVRSTVTRHLWALGVRDVIEASSVAEARPRIGNPRDICVADVHLPDGSGLTLLSETRAAGWPNGLALSAADDIGAVRNALAGGVKGYVVTGTRTNVGLPTRPGAAPIGSAAARMHRRPPGAPSHPGGYRELSGREVEVLRLVAEGQSNKAIGVSMGLSALTVKSHLARIARKLGTGDRAGMVAVALRTGIIH
- a CDS encoding ribonuclease D, coding for MTDAQETAADSSLRTTGGGPPDDVESAPIPLLEPREGIPPVIADEAALAEVVAAFAAGTGPVAVDAERASGYRYGQRAYLVQLRREGAGSALIDPVACPDLSGLGEAISGAEWVLHAATQDLPCLREIGMIPTSLFDTELAGRLAGFPRVGLGAMVESVLGFVLEKGHSAVDWSTRPLPEPWLRYAALDVELLVDLRDALEKELDRQGKLDWARQEFDAIAAAEPAPPRKDPWRRTSGMHKVRRRRQMAVVRELWETRDRVAQRRDISPGKVLGDAAIVEAALGLPANVHALSALNGFGHRMGRRQLDQWQAAVDRARELPDAELPQPGQPVTGPPPPRAWADKDPAAAARLSAARAAVSALAEQLNMPQENLITPDTVRRVCWEPPATPDAESVGAALSGYGARPWQVELVTPVLVTALSLKAA
- a CDS encoding thiolase family protein, producing the protein MPRTVRDVVFVDGVRTPFGKAGPKGIYHETRADDLVVKAIRELLRRNPGLDPQKIDEVAIAATTQIGDQGLTLGRTAGILAGLPQSVPGYSIDRMCAGALTAVTSTAGSIAFGAYDAVIAGGVEHMGRHPMGEGVDPNPRFVSEKLVDESALFMGMTAENLHDRYPTITKRRADEYAVRSQEKAAKAYANGKIQQDLVPVSVRNTNAEVGETGWGLVTADEPMRPGTTLENLSGLKTPFRVHGRVTAGNAAGLNDGATASIIASEDFAREHDLPVRMRLVSYAFAGVEPEVMGYGPIPATEKALAKAGLSIEDINLFEINEAFAVQVLAFLEHYGIADDDARVNQYGGAIAYGHPLASSGVRLMTQLARQFEEQPEVRYGLTTMCVGFGMGATVIWENPHHKDAGGDK